In a single window of the Acidobacteriota bacterium genome:
- the kdpB gene encoding potassium-transporting ATPase subunit KdpB: MKHQNLWDQKIVRQATVDALKKLHPRLMMKNPVMFVVEVGSVLTTLYLVRDLMAGAPGIGFELQITLWLWFTVLFANFAEAMAEGRGKAQAASLKKSRTETSARKRLTDGTTLMIPAPDLRKGDVVVVIAGEFIPGDGDVIEGVASVDESAITGESAPVIREAGGDRSAVTGGTKVLSDQIVVRISSNPGETFLDRMVALVEGAERQKTPNEIALNILLAGLTIVFLLAVVTLQPFAIYSGAKQTIFVLVSLLVCLIPTTIGGLLSAIGIAGMDRLIQHNVLAMSGRAVEAAGDVNTLLLDKTGTITLGNRQAAEFIPLQGIKDSELAEAAQLSSLADETPEGRSIVVLAKTQFNLRGRELASHQAHFIPFTAQTRMSGVDMDGHEIRKGSADAIQKYIANGQPGKVSAELQAAVERVSKAGGTPLVVARDRQPLGVVYLKDVVKGGLNERFTQLRMMGIKTVMITGDNPLTAAAIAREAGVDDYLAEAKPEDKLALIRREQAEGKLVAMTGDGTNDAPALAQADVGVAMNTGTQAAKEAGNMVDLDSNPTKLIEIVEIGKQLLMTRGALTTFSIANDVAKYFAIIPAMFSATFPVLNALNIMRLSTPQSAILSAVIFNALIIIALIPLALKGIAYRPMSAAALLRRNLLIYGLGGLIVPFIGIKVIDVIVTVLGLS, translated from the coding sequence ATGAAACACCAAAATTTGTGGGATCAAAAAATTGTTCGTCAGGCAACGGTAGATGCTTTGAAAAAGCTCCATCCGCGCCTGATGATGAAAAATCCGGTCATGTTTGTGGTCGAAGTTGGGAGTGTTTTGACGACACTGTACCTGGTGCGTGATCTGATGGCTGGAGCACCAGGAATCGGCTTTGAACTGCAAATCACGTTGTGGCTGTGGTTTACCGTATTGTTTGCCAATTTTGCCGAGGCCATGGCCGAAGGTCGTGGCAAAGCCCAGGCGGCTTCACTCAAAAAATCCCGGACGGAAACTTCGGCCCGGAAACGACTGACTGACGGAACCACATTGATGATTCCAGCACCTGATTTGCGCAAAGGCGATGTGGTGGTGGTGATTGCCGGGGAATTTATCCCCGGTGATGGCGATGTCATCGAAGGCGTCGCCTCGGTTGATGAATCAGCCATCACGGGTGAATCCGCGCCGGTCATTCGTGAAGCCGGCGGCGACCGTTCAGCCGTGACGGGTGGCACCAAAGTGCTGTCAGACCAGATTGTCGTGCGCATCAGTTCCAATCCGGGCGAAACCTTCCTGGATCGAATGGTGGCCCTGGTCGAAGGCGCCGAACGCCAGAAAACGCCCAATGAGATTGCGCTGAATATTCTGCTGGCCGGGTTGACGATTGTGTTTTTGCTGGCAGTGGTAACGCTGCAACCGTTTGCGATTTACTCGGGCGCCAAACAAACAATCTTTGTGCTGGTTTCGCTGCTGGTGTGCCTCATTCCAACCACGATTGGCGGGTTGCTCTCCGCCATTGGCATTGCCGGAATGGACCGACTGATTCAACACAATGTCCTGGCGATGTCAGGTCGGGCGGTTGAAGCCGCAGGTGACGTCAACACGCTGCTGCTGGACAAAACTGGAACCATCACGCTTGGGAACCGGCAAGCTGCCGAATTCATTCCACTTCAGGGAATTAAAGACTCTGAACTGGCTGAAGCGGCACAACTCTCCTCGTTGGCGGATGAGACTCCCGAAGGTCGTTCGATTGTGGTGCTGGCCAAGACCCAGTTCAATTTGCGGGGACGGGAACTGGCCTCACATCAAGCTCATTTTATTCCATTTACCGCCCAAACCCGGATGTCCGGCGTGGACATGGACGGGCACGAAATTCGAAAAGGTTCAGCCGATGCCATTCAAAAGTATATTGCAAATGGTCAGCCTGGAAAGGTGTCGGCTGAACTCCAGGCGGCGGTAGAGCGGGTTTCAAAAGCCGGAGGCACGCCGCTGGTCGTGGCTCGCGACCGCCAGCCGTTGGGTGTGGTCTATCTCAAGGATGTCGTCAAAGGTGGTTTGAATGAACGGTTTACCCAGCTTCGAATGATGGGGATCAAAACCGTGATGATCACCGGCGACAACCCGCTCACCGCCGCCGCTATCGCTCGTGAAGCCGGGGTGGATGATTATCTGGCCGAAGCCAAGCCGGAAGACAAATTGGCGCTTATTCGTCGGGAACAGGCCGAAGGAAAACTGGTGGCGATGACTGGGGATGGAACGAACGACGCTCCGGCACTGGCTCAGGCGGATGTCGGAGTGGCCATGAATACCGGCACCCAGGCGGCCAAAGAAGCCGGCAACATGGTGGATCTTGATTCAAATCCAACCAAGTTGATTGAAATCGTCGAAATCGGCAAACAATTGCTGATGACCCGTGGAGCCTTGACGACCTTTTCAATTGCCAACGACGTGGCCAAATATTTTGCGATTATTCCGGCGATGTTTTCCGCCACATTTCCGGTGCTTAATGCGCTCAATATTATGCGGTTGAGCACGCCGCAATCGGCTATTTTGTCAGCCGTGATTTTTAATGCCTTGATTATCATTGCACTGATTCCATTGGCTTTGAAAGGAATTGCCTACCGCCCGATGAGTGCTGCGGCACTCCTCCGGCGCAACCTTCTGATCTATGGTCTGGGAGGTCTGATCGTTCCCTTCATTGGAATCAAAGTGATTGATGTGATTGTAACGGTTCTTGGATTGTCCTGA
- the kdpC gene encoding potassium-transporting ATPase subunit KdpC — MKILRTAVLMVVVTTILLGIVYPLAVTGIAQIFFSDKANGQLIQKNGKVIGSKLIGQPFSAPHYFWSRPSAAGAAGYDAGASTGSNYGPTNAKLVDRVKTDVAKFQADQPGKPVPIDLVTTSGSGLDPHISPAAAEFQVPRVAKARNLTEDQVRKAVARHTEGRDLGILGEPRVNVLQLNLDLDAAGMKN; from the coding sequence ATGAAAATACTTCGAACTGCAGTCCTGATGGTGGTGGTGACCACGATTTTGCTTGGGATTGTGTATCCGCTGGCGGTCACCGGAATTGCCCAAATTTTCTTTTCCGACAAAGCAAACGGGCAATTGATTCAAAAAAACGGCAAAGTCATTGGTTCAAAACTCATCGGCCAGCCATTTTCAGCGCCACACTATTTCTGGTCGCGACCTTCAGCCGCCGGAGCGGCTGGGTATGACGCCGGTGCCTCGACCGGATCAAATTACGGTCCGACCAACGCCAAACTGGTTGATCGAGTAAAAACAGACGTCGCCAAATTCCAGGCTGACCAGCCAGGGAAACCGGTTCCGATTGACCTGGTGACAACTTCAGGTTCCGGGCTTGATCCGCACATTTCACCAGCGGCAGCCGAATTTCAAGTCCCACGGGTTGCCAAAGCCCGCAACCTCACCGAAGATCAGGTGCGAAAGGCGGTGGCTCGCCACACCGAAGGTCGCGACCTTGGTATTTTGGGCGAGCCTCGGGTGAATGTGCTCCAACTCAACCTCGACCTGGACGCCGCAGGAATGAAGAATTGA
- a CDS encoding universal stress protein, translating to MSRPSPDTLLAKLKEAERARLRVYIGAAAGVGKTYQMLEDAHELKKQGVDIVIGAIETHARSETEAMIGDLEQVPLQIIEYRGSRFLELNVQAILDRHPTVVVVDELAHTNVPGSKNSKRYEDVLELLDAGISVMTAVNVQHLESLNDVVVKTTGVRVRETVPDSFLQRADEVVNVDVAIETLRTRLRQGKIYGVEKIEQALNNFFRKGNLLALRELALRQAAQDQAAKAQVYREREGLNQSVIPEKVMVCMASHGNAKRLLRDGSRIAGRLASDWYAVYVETPSEEPGRIKPEDNAALLENIRFAKELGAQIVKLKGRNVVDALIEFIRREGITHIILGQTARSRWDLLVRGSVITRLITEVRDATVQVVPTGDDSEVP from the coding sequence ATGTCTCGACCCTCACCTGATACCTTACTGGCCAAATTGAAAGAAGCCGAACGCGCCCGGTTGCGGGTCTATATCGGCGCGGCTGCCGGTGTGGGAAAGACCTATCAAATGCTTGAAGATGCCCACGAACTGAAAAAACAGGGCGTGGATATTGTGATCGGGGCGATTGAAACCCACGCACGCTCTGAGACCGAAGCCATGATTGGTGATTTGGAACAGGTGCCGCTCCAGATCATTGAGTATCGTGGAAGTCGGTTTCTGGAACTCAATGTTCAGGCGATTCTTGACCGCCATCCGACCGTGGTGGTGGTGGATGAACTGGCGCACACCAACGTTCCCGGCTCGAAAAATTCCAAACGGTATGAAGACGTTTTGGAATTGCTCGATGCCGGGATTTCGGTCATGACGGCGGTTAATGTGCAGCACCTTGAATCCCTGAATGATGTGGTGGTCAAAACCACTGGCGTGCGGGTCCGGGAAACCGTGCCGGATAGCTTCTTGCAACGGGCAGATGAAGTCGTCAACGTGGACGTCGCGATTGAGACCCTGCGAACGCGCTTGCGGCAAGGGAAAATTTACGGTGTCGAAAAAATCGAGCAGGCCCTCAATAACTTCTTCCGGAAAGGGAACTTACTGGCACTGCGCGAACTGGCGCTCCGGCAGGCGGCCCAGGATCAGGCAGCGAAAGCACAGGTGTATCGCGAACGTGAAGGCTTGAACCAGTCGGTCATTCCTGAAAAAGTGATGGTGTGCATGGCCTCACACGGCAACGCCAAGCGACTGTTGCGGGATGGGTCGCGCATTGCCGGGCGATTGGCTTCGGACTGGTATGCGGTGTATGTCGAAACGCCTTCTGAAGAACCGGGTCGAATCAAACCGGAAGATAATGCGGCACTACTGGAAAACATCCGATTTGCCAAAGAGTTAGGCGCCCAGATCGTCAAGCTCAAAGGTCGCAATGTGGTTGATGCCCTGATTGAGTTCATCCGGCGCGAAGGAATCACCCACATCATTTTAGGTCAGACTGCCCGTTCGCGGTGGGATTTACTGGTGCGAGGTTCGGTCATTACCCGTCTGATTACTGAAGTCCGGGATGCCACGGTCCAGGTGGTGCCCACCGGGGATGATTCCGAGGTACCCTGA
- a CDS encoding DUF4118 domain-containing protein: MSTIPIQPPDPPFASNPFLISQKTGGAGYVAAIAGIALVTVVLEPIRQHINSTTVALALLLVVLFVATVWGMRQAVLASVVGMLCFNFFFLPPVRTFTIADPDNWVALGAFLVTAVTAGHLSASVRQRAEEAETGRLEIERLYRELQAAFERESHLEAIRQSEQLKSALLDAVTHDLRTPLTSIKVSVTTLLDETEPGAEFALDREVQHELLQIIDEETDRLNRFIEGLVGLARIEAGKFSLRRTWNAVDEVISAALQRAESQTRHHRIILELAEELPSVRVDAHAIAEVIYTLVENAAKYSPPETAIAISAKTLPGELIQISVEDQGIGVPAEEHEKVFEKFYRVAPTQGNDPGHPTSLGLGLSIAQGIVEAHGGKIWMTAGYGGKGTCVSFTIPIGDDEPEGPERNAGTETDSAG, from the coding sequence ATGTCTACAATTCCAATTCAACCCCCTGACCCGCCATTTGCCTCCAACCCGTTCTTAATTTCACAAAAAACAGGTGGCGCTGGCTACGTCGCTGCCATCGCCGGTATTGCTCTGGTTACAGTTGTGCTGGAGCCGATTCGTCAGCACATCAACAGCACCACGGTGGCGCTGGCCCTGTTGCTGGTCGTGTTGTTTGTGGCCACCGTGTGGGGGATGCGGCAGGCGGTGCTGGCATCAGTCGTTGGAATGCTCTGTTTTAACTTTTTCTTTTTACCGCCAGTGCGAACCTTCACGATTGCCGATCCGGATAACTGGGTCGCGCTCGGGGCCTTTCTGGTGACGGCAGTCACGGCAGGTCACCTGTCAGCCAGCGTGCGCCAACGCGCTGAGGAAGCCGAAACCGGACGGCTTGAGATTGAGCGCCTGTATCGCGAACTCCAGGCAGCCTTTGAGCGCGAAAGCCACCTTGAAGCTATTCGGCAAAGCGAACAACTCAAATCGGCTCTGCTCGACGCGGTCACCCACGACCTGCGCACACCGCTGACGTCAATTAAGGTTTCCGTGACGACGCTCCTGGACGAAACGGAACCGGGCGCCGAATTTGCGCTGGACCGCGAAGTCCAGCACGAACTTCTGCAAATCATTGATGAAGAAACCGACCGACTCAACCGGTTTATTGAGGGGCTGGTGGGTCTGGCTCGGATTGAAGCCGGGAAATTTTCGCTTCGCCGAACCTGGAACGCGGTTGATGAAGTTATTTCAGCGGCGCTCCAGCGGGCTGAATCCCAGACCCGCCACCATCGCATCATCCTGGAACTGGCAGAGGAATTGCCGTCCGTACGAGTTGATGCCCACGCTATTGCTGAGGTGATTTACACGCTGGTTGAAAATGCGGCAAAGTATTCGCCACCTGAAACCGCGATTGCCATTTCGGCCAAAACCCTGCCTGGAGAACTGATCCAGATTTCAGTTGAAGACCAGGGCATTGGCGTCCCGGCTGAAGAACACGAAAAAGTGTTTGAAAAATTTTATCGGGTGGCGCCAACCCAGGGGAACGATCCAGGGCATCCGACCAGCCTGGGGCTTGGGTTGTCAATTGCCCAGGGAATTGTGGAAGCCCACGGCGGGAAAATTTGGATGACAGCCGGGTATGGCGGGAAGGGCACATGCGTGAGTTTCACCATTCCGATTGGCGATGATGAACCGGAAGGACCTGAGCGAAATGCCGGAACCGAAACGGATTCTGCTGGTTGA
- a CDS encoding response regulator transcription factor yields MMNRKDLSEMPEPKRILLVDDEPQITRVLRRALMARGYEVRTAAEGVEALDVFKTWTPDLVVTDLSMPNMGGLELCERLRAISVVPIIVLSVKGDERTKVEALDAGADDYVTKPFGIDELLARIRAALRRLAVPVAEPKTTLTSGDFVIDLEARRVLLNDLEVHLTPKEYDLLAYLIRHAGKVLTHRTLLAAVWGGNYVEQTEYLRVFIGQLRKKIEPDPSKPRYILTEPWVGYRFQTERNSEMAK; encoded by the coding sequence ATGATGAACCGGAAGGACCTGAGCGAAATGCCGGAACCGAAACGGATTCTGCTGGTTGATGATGAACCCCAAATTACCCGCGTTCTCCGCCGGGCGTTGATGGCGCGTGGCTACGAGGTCCGAACTGCGGCTGAAGGGGTTGAGGCGCTTGATGTGTTCAAAACCTGGACACCGGATCTGGTCGTCACCGATCTGTCAATGCCCAATATGGGCGGTCTGGAACTCTGTGAACGGCTTCGGGCAATCTCAGTCGTTCCCATTATTGTTCTCTCCGTCAAAGGCGACGAGCGGACCAAGGTCGAGGCGTTGGATGCCGGAGCAGATGATTATGTTACCAAACCCTTTGGCATTGATGAGTTACTGGCTCGAATCCGAGCTGCCCTGCGGCGGTTGGCGGTGCCGGTCGCGGAGCCCAAAACAACTTTGACTTCAGGTGATTTTGTCATTGACCTCGAAGCCCGCCGGGTACTTCTCAACGACCTGGAAGTTCATCTCACACCAAAAGAATATGACTTACTGGCCTACTTGATCCGCCATGCCGGGAAAGTGCTTACGCATCGGACGTTGCTGGCGGCAGTCTGGGGCGGGAATTATGTTGAGCAAACCGAATACCTGCGGGTTTTTATTGGCCAGTTGCGCAAGAAAATCGAGCCGGATCCCTCCAAACCACGCTACATCCTGACCGAACCCTGGGTTGGCTATCGCTTTCAGACAGAGCGAAATAGTGAAATGGCGAAGTAG
- a CDS encoding methyltransferase domain-containing protein: MAKKLANPHLRTLESTLSSVYGWALTTTMRATLQEVITSKAQRLGLDEITYCRMAVKSGGELQSVAEGVISRETLFFRDQEQYRALQMLVLPALIERRQNDRKLRLWSVGCSTGEEPFSLAMLVECLITDRENWRVEILAVELSSKSLMEANVGRYPASQLINVEADFRERFFSIPQTGNTNLLELDRKVRRNVKFRHANLYDAQLWQFLPGQFDLIVCSNVLCDMHHTGVQQTLGRVHQALSPHGYFMVSPTEASLVVSSRLKPARALPSGFFLKAE; the protein is encoded by the coding sequence ATGGCAAAAAAGCTGGCCAATCCTCATCTGCGCACTCTGGAAAGTACTTTGTCGAGCGTCTATGGCTGGGCGTTGACCACGACGATGCGTGCCACCTTGCAGGAAGTCATCACCAGTAAAGCTCAGCGGCTAGGACTCGATGAAATCACATACTGTCGGATGGCAGTCAAATCAGGTGGTGAACTCCAGTCTGTGGCTGAAGGAGTGATCAGCCGTGAAACCCTTTTTTTTCGAGATCAAGAGCAGTATCGGGCACTCCAAATGCTGGTGTTGCCAGCGTTGATCGAACGACGACAAAACGACCGCAAATTGCGCCTCTGGAGCGTCGGATGTTCGACCGGTGAAGAACCCTTTTCGCTGGCGATGCTGGTTGAATGTCTAATCACTGACCGGGAAAACTGGCGAGTGGAAATCCTGGCGGTTGAACTGTCGAGCAAGTCATTGATGGAAGCGAACGTAGGCCGTTATCCCGCCTCACAGTTGATCAATGTGGAGGCAGATTTCCGCGAACGCTTTTTTTCGATTCCTCAGACAGGAAATACCAATCTGCTGGAGTTAGACCGGAAAGTCCGGCGCAATGTCAAATTCCGACATGCCAACCTCTATGATGCCCAACTCTGGCAGTTTCTGCCGGGACAATTTGATTTGATCGTCTGTTCCAATGTGCTGTGTGATATGCACCACACCGGGGTTCAGCAAACGCTGGGACGGGTGCATCAGGCATTGTCACCGCATGGCTATTTTATGGTCAGCCCAACCGAAGCCTCTCTGGTTGTTTCTTCGCGTCTCAAACCAGCCCGGGCGCTTCCCTCTGGATTTTTTTTGAAAGCTGAGTGA
- a CDS encoding AarF/ABC1/UbiB kinase family protein, which translates to MVAPLQKQNPIHSLEPHSISALETDHRHFSRLVFTRRAVQVVWALSPVILSCWRDLHRYWFFGKPLKRSESHHARRAITIRRKIESLGVSFIKVGQVLSTRGDLFPKVYIDTLSTLQDSVNPLPFELVRTELEDVYGQSLAVIFDTFSEKPLASASMGQVHQATYAGREVVVKLVRPGIEPLVWIDYFLIQAILNFLESQFSRLTASTSDIQVFLRLFRQVVTEVHRGMLEEIDFHRERLNAERLFKQLATRPGVKVPKTVPELCHPTVLVLEYLAGTKISDLETLRHQGFEPLKLVEQVVELYVEMILVNGVYHGDPHPGNIFVSSRGEIILFDFGIVRELSQAMRDGLMAMVLAGVLGEVEGVVDELYRLGILDPAANRETALIVARKIADLHFQGVGTADRIETTRRFIRNAFGYLPLHLPQELVYVFRVTSMLEGLGTRVKPGWNMMADGSPAIRRVVGHLLVQHTSVSWLDTVRSWAKRLWNSFFRE; encoded by the coding sequence TTGGTTGCCCCTCTACAAAAACAAAATCCAATTCACTCTCTCGAACCTCATTCGATATCGGCTCTCGAAACTGATCACCGGCACTTTTCACGTTTGGTCTTTACCCGGCGGGCAGTCCAGGTTGTTTGGGCCCTGTCACCGGTGATTCTTTCGTGTTGGCGTGACCTGCATCGGTACTGGTTCTTTGGAAAGCCACTTAAACGGAGTGAGTCGCATCATGCACGCCGCGCTATCACCATCCGCCGGAAAATCGAATCCCTTGGCGTGAGCTTCATCAAAGTTGGACAGGTCCTCAGCACTCGCGGAGATTTGTTTCCCAAAGTCTATATCGACACCTTGAGTACGCTTCAAGACAGTGTCAATCCGTTGCCGTTTGAACTGGTTCGCACTGAGTTGGAAGATGTTTACGGGCAGTCATTGGCCGTGATCTTTGACACTTTTTCGGAAAAGCCGCTGGCGTCGGCCTCAATGGGACAGGTTCATCAGGCGACATATGCCGGTCGGGAAGTGGTGGTCAAGCTGGTGCGACCTGGTATTGAGCCGCTGGTTTGGATTGACTATTTCTTGATTCAGGCGATTTTGAATTTTCTGGAATCGCAATTTTCCCGCTTGACGGCCAGTACCTCGGACATTCAGGTTTTCCTCCGGCTGTTTCGACAGGTCGTGACCGAAGTTCATCGCGGAATGCTGGAAGAGATTGATTTTCACCGCGAACGGCTCAACGCCGAGCGTCTCTTCAAGCAGTTGGCAACGCGACCTGGAGTCAAGGTACCTAAAACCGTACCGGAACTCTGCCATCCAACGGTCCTGGTTCTGGAATATCTTGCCGGAACAAAAATCTCAGATCTGGAAACGCTTCGACATCAAGGATTTGAACCGCTGAAGCTGGTTGAGCAGGTGGTTGAACTCTATGTCGAAATGATTTTAGTCAACGGCGTCTATCACGGTGATCCACATCCGGGGAACATTTTTGTCAGTTCGCGGGGCGAGATCATTCTTTTTGATTTTGGCATTGTGCGGGAACTTTCCCAGGCGATGCGCGATGGTTTGATGGCAATGGTCTTAGCTGGTGTCCTTGGTGAAGTTGAGGGTGTGGTGGATGAACTTTACCGGCTGGGAATTCTGGATCCAGCAGCCAACCGCGAAACCGCATTGATTGTCGCCCGCAAAATTGCGGATCTCCATTTTCAAGGAGTTGGCACGGCAGATCGGATTGAAACCACACGCCGCTTCATTCGCAACGCATTTGGCTATCTGCCGTTGCATCTGCCTCAAGAACTGGTGTATGTGTTTCGTGTCACCTCCATGCTCGAAGGTCTCGGCACCCGAGTGAAACCCGGTTGGAATATGATGGCCGATGGCAGCCCAGCCATTCGCCGCGTCGTCGGACACCTCCTGGTTCAACACACATCTGTTTCCTGGCTGGACACGGTTCGCTCCTGGGCCAAACGTTTGTGGAATTCATTTTTTCGTGAGTAG
- a CDS encoding tetratricopeptide repeat protein, producing MGKKGYEASITRLGWQLRTAVLMTLSAMVLTVAVTTTTVAQSVIQIRGTVTFKDKEDAKPEPRKDVEVSAYRQDIKGQKPLTVKTNKKGEFVMTLQFRGSYVMVATGENVQAQLFGPFQVSEERKVDFELVPGTGNKPTDQQIADFVARSAAPTTQLTDEQKVAIEKAKEERAKIEAENAKITNDNAAAEKHFKAGLELFKNKSYLEASVEFKEAAKYNNIDAGIPYNAAVALQQAGNEKYTAKDTAAAAALYKESSDYGLKAIAMKPEEPSYKELTARSLRNFGALTRDNSLIEKSIELMKEVLPYKVDPKEKQKIILDIGKTYVQISNKDKAVETFRSYLANDPDNPEVKYELGLQLIADEGNKKDFEEGLLLMQDVKDSPKASAETKQTASSVLEAFAAAAEEAKKNKKTGGGKKGKGN from the coding sequence ATGGGTAAAAAAGGGTATGAAGCAAGCATCACTCGGCTCGGCTGGCAGTTGCGCACTGCTGTGCTGATGACGCTGAGTGCAATGGTTTTGACCGTTGCGGTCACCACAACCACGGTGGCCCAGTCGGTGATACAGATTCGGGGAACTGTCACGTTCAAGGATAAAGAGGACGCCAAACCGGAACCTCGCAAAGACGTTGAAGTTTCCGCCTATCGTCAAGACATCAAAGGCCAGAAGCCCTTGACCGTAAAGACGAACAAAAAAGGCGAATTTGTCATGACGCTCCAATTTCGCGGCTCATATGTGATGGTGGCAACTGGGGAAAACGTTCAGGCTCAATTGTTTGGGCCATTTCAGGTGTCAGAGGAACGCAAAGTTGATTTTGAACTCGTGCCTGGTACTGGCAATAAACCAACTGATCAGCAGATTGCTGACTTTGTCGCCCGCAGTGCCGCCCCAACCACCCAGTTGACCGATGAGCAAAAAGTGGCGATTGAAAAAGCCAAAGAGGAACGCGCCAAGATCGAAGCCGAAAACGCCAAGATCACCAATGACAACGCGGCGGCTGAAAAACACTTCAAGGCTGGTCTGGAACTCTTTAAAAACAAGAGCTATCTGGAAGCTTCCGTTGAGTTTAAGGAAGCCGCGAAATACAACAATATTGACGCCGGTATTCCTTACAACGCCGCCGTGGCGCTCCAACAAGCCGGCAACGAAAAGTACACCGCCAAAGACACAGCCGCCGCCGCCGCACTCTATAAAGAATCGAGTGATTATGGCCTCAAGGCGATTGCCATGAAACCCGAAGAGCCTAGCTATAAAGAATTGACCGCCCGTTCCTTGCGGAATTTTGGTGCTTTGACCCGTGATAACTCCTTGATTGAAAAATCAATTGAATTGATGAAGGAAGTCCTTCCTTACAAAGTTGATCCAAAGGAAAAGCAGAAAATTATCCTCGACATCGGCAAGACTTATGTCCAAATCAGCAACAAGGATAAGGCGGTGGAAACCTTCCGCTCCTATCTGGCCAATGATCCTGACAACCCGGAGGTGAAGTATGAATTAGGGTTGCAGTTGATTGCCGACGAAGGTAATAAGAAGGATTTTGAAGAAGGGTTGCTTCTGATGCAGGACGTCAAAGACAGTCCAAAGGCAAGTGCCGAAACCAAGCAAACCGCCAGTTCGGTTTTAGAAGCCTTTGCGGCAGCCGCTGAAGAAGCCAAGAAAAACAAAAAAACTGGTGGCGGCAAGAAAGGGAAAGGAAATTAG